The DNA window ttacgcaAGACTACAATAAAAATAGCTTACATTAACATcagaatttttatcttctacATCTTTTCTTTTCGCCAACTCTTTTCGTTGCTGTTTAGTTGGAAAAGACACTccatatttaacaatattttttgaagcTTCTACTATTTCAGCCCAAtctgaaattgtaaaaaatttttaaaaatgaaaagaaaagagtaaaaaaaaaataatgaaatttaccATTGCTTTGAGCTTTCAGGATGGCCACTGTATTTATCCATTTAATGCCCGTTGAAATCTTGGCCATGGCTTCTTTAGGCTGTACATTACAATTTTCAGGCCATTTTACAGTaacctctctctcctcttgtATTAAGGTGCTTATCGGTACATTTGATTCATCAAACATGAGCCAATCTGAATGTGCCACTTGAACTGGTCTATCAGCCCCGTCATTgtcttttacatatttataaattcacaCAGAACATATGTCTTGTTTTCTTCCATCTTCATCACAGACATTTAGGATGATCGCACAGCAGCAAACTTTATACAGTCTATACGGAATCACTGTTTATAACCTTTTAGCTCTTCGaaggaatatatatagaagagaAAAAGTTTACTTATTAGAGCTATGAAAACAACATATAATGTAtctgtattgtatatatatatatatatatgtgtgtatatatatatatatatatatatatatatatatatatataatataatgaatatttccttacatatataaactattaagaacaaaataggaacaaaaaatatttgtctaaCTGTGGACTAGACAATTCGATAAATACTTCTAAATCAAAAACTGTTGTtgagaacaaaatattttaaacaaaactagaacttatataatatgcatgtATTAATTTAGAACTGCTAAACGTAACTTTTGCACAACTAACTCAAAGGCGTTCAGAGAAtattgggaaaaaaaaaatttctaactcTGAACCAGACGATTTAATCTATACATTCTATCCGAGCCCTAAAAAAGAAATCGGCTTATTGGACTGAGAAAACGCCTTCtattgaaaaacaaaatattttaaacaaagtaaaacatagtaaagtaaaaaatataatatgtattataagatcttgaaatctttatctttcataaataatattatgtagaAACTTAGATCATGTTGATCTTCGAGCATCTTCATTATTGTTGTATAAATCAtgcatattttgcaaatattgtcgGCCATTTCTAACACGATGCCTCAGTTTTTCCCTTCGAACTCGATCTCGATGCCTTTGCTTGGCAACTCTTAATGCAGCCTGCATAAGTTGACTAAAGGTTTCTATTGAAACTTTTTCAGTCTGATTAACTACCTCTGAAACATAACATAtacttgtataatatttattaaaacattaaaaaaattaaaaaaatttactcctTATTGAtgccagtaaataattaaaaacttcaaTTAGTATTAATGTAAATGTCGATTGATATAGACGTGTATTACGGCACTTATATATTCCACCTTCGACGAAACCGAATTTATTAAGTGAATTATGACTTTTTCTTTGTTACTTTGCTTATACTTGAAAAGAACCACAATCGGTGGTTGAAACgttgtaacaaaattaaagtaatactctataattaaagtaattataaaaaaattttatttagtaacCTTTTTCTACCCAGTGAAAACAACCTAGTCAAAATGATGTCAAAGTGACatcaaattaattcaaataaacaataatatgaGACTACGAGCCATCACTTAGTtacaattaatacattaaCCAAAGGATTGTACGTATACatcattttataatgtttctgtACCACGAGTCGCGATGAAGCTTTGAGAATCAGAGGCGCTATTCTTGAATcgttttcatgaaactcgcaTGCAAAACTCAATGCttttcaaatagaaagtcACATACCAAAATCATTAGAGCAAGCCCTAGAATAGGACCTCAGATTTGAATGACGAAACATTTAAGCTTTTAGTCTGATGATGATGTATCGGGAAACAACGGATTCCAAAAAcctttaaaaagattatatttattatatataacatataaaagtgataataaaatacaatattataccTTCTGGTGTATTTGGTCGCGCATATTTTTGTCGATGTCGCGAGCATtgattctttcgtttttgtAAGTCTTCTTTTGACAACgacaaacttttataatactaaaaataaaatatcataaattccttttgtatgagaaaaatatttatttgtttatatttattttttatttatatttacatttatttattaatatttttttatttattcatcttTATAactctataatataatagtactGCTAATATTGGATTACTTCTCTGCATTCCCAGCAATCCCAGCCTATCTTTTTTACAGGTGGCTTGTTTTCTGTTTCATCTAAATTTACTGGATTAAGTGGAAGTCGAGATCGTTTCAGTCTCTTGTTTATTGATGGACTTTTTGGCTGACTATAATTTTCGTCGGCATTTTTGTGGAAAGATTCATTTGCATCTGATAAACCGTATCGAAGTGAAAATTAATAGGACTCTTATtaatcacatatatatacacatcacatatatatcaaatatatataataataattaattgatcaattaaaatatgtttacacataaataatatcaaattttgctTGTATTCCAGGGAATCGATTGTGTATTTCAAAACTTAAtgataattacaaaagtgagcgAATTTACCAGGTATTAAccaatgaaattataaatattgtagtaAATTCGACATAAACGACGGTTTTGACGTCATACTGACATCATTTTTACTATAGTTTTCACTGGGTATTTTATCAAAACTCAACAttgttgaatttaaaatattaaaaaaaatagtttaaaaaaagttcaaaaccaatcaataataaaaagctCGGAAGTTCAAATAATCACAAACATCTCTTCGCTACGAGGGTTATGTATCATCTTGAAAGGGTCTTTTCAAAActcaaaattttatgattgtatataaaatgaaaacatATCGCGAAGGAATGCTGATGCTAatgtttacaaaattttaagataGGTCATTGATCGAATACACAGGAATTGTTGAGGAGAAATGATCAAAAGGGTTTTTCGCTGTACTCCACAGCAACCCAACAATTGTAAACaaattatcaatatcaatTTAGGTATAACATACGCTAGAAGGtgacaaaacatttttccgaGACATGATAGATTGATTTAATGGAATTACAATAATACTTTAGACTCGTAAAActtcttaaaattttgaaaaatatttgtaacttttcgagacatatacataaaatacatttctttgtgAAACGCTCCATAAACAATaaagttttttcaatttttctgaaCAATGTTgagttttacaaattataatttaaggaTATTAGGAATTAAGGATAtgatatgcaaataaaaatacttacgGAACATCATTTTGCTCAGCtgtgtattatataatgtcCTGTGAGATGCAGGTTCATTTTCCTCGTTTTCCGATTCTTCATTGCTTTCCTTATTACTTTTCTGAGCCCACTTAAAATGGCTTGCAAGTTCATCTGAGATAGTATTTCTAATGTACTGTCTCAATTGTCTCAAAGCAATTTTCGTGTTAGGATTTCCCcaccaaataaaataatttttctgtaaaatattttaaagagtctgtatatagtaatatattatgcaaattattatcGATACAACAATTCATTAATTACCGATAagggatataaaatattgctaaataaatttaactgaaaaattttaattttgtgataaataattgtataatagttaagaaatttgtttcgcgtggaaaatgtatacGCGGAGGCagcaagttaaaaatgtttaaaaagttgctaaactttggagtcgcaaaaaatccttttagtatgtcttttttatctaaaaagaacctattcacaaagtttcacctaaatcAAAGcacggacgttttcggaagaacaGCCAggaattttaagaatattgtattttgtattaccaaaaatagcaaaaccatttaaatatttcgaaaagtaaaatgcaaaattaaaagtatgataatatttttatataatcaaaatattagtaaatcattttgatattttacttACTAGCTCTTTCTGCTTTTGTTTATCTTTCTCGAAATTTTCAAACTGTTGCATATTTTGTAATGGAAAACCTTCGGGAAGTGAATATACCGGGCGAGCCTCATCGTTATTTgcgtttctaaaaataatttggcTCGGTATTAtactcagaaaattaatatttaagggGATGTAAAAAGATCTTGATAGGctccattttatataaacccAAAAACCAAATCtaaattatcttctttttatcgtacttcttttaagatattttgataaaatttatacattttagaaTTGAAAATCACGTTAACGCATACTTACGCTTGCACATTATccaattttgtattaaagtAGGTTTTCATATCatccatttttttctcataataGTTTTGCATATCGTCcatttttttcgaaacataTTGTTCCTGAGTCTCGCGAaacaattgcattttttccTCAAATATTTGGAAGAAACTTTCTTGCGATGCCTTCAAGTTATTTAAGATGGCATTTTCAGAATCGTTGTAATTTATATGGCCATCATTGTTATTACGACAGTTGTACAACTGCgggtgtatgtgtgtattaaCCAGTGCAGTTCTTGTAAAAATTCGGttgctattatattttattttattttactaattttattaattttaatccattgtatataaaaatattttacctgagccatataattcttttgtatATGTGGGTGGGACACTGGTTGCATTTGCGTATATGCCACTAGTACTTGAACTGTcataaaatctattatttgaAGTAACAGCcggagaaatatatttgttacaagTTGGAGTTCTTGACGAATTGTTTTGAACAGTACCTGAAACGTACAacgtaatacatttttttacataattaaaaaaattaaaatagtaagtaatagtaatagtaatagtaagtaatagtatttttctattcgttttttttttattgcgtaCAAGGACTaccttaaaataaaatatttgttttggATTGTTAGTTACTTGTGTCAACAACTGATCCTGAGTTGAAATCGTATACAGAATGATTATTTGATGTACGCATCACATCATCTCCTTGAtcataattttgtaatgtttGTGCTGAACAACCGGGTAAGTTCAAATTATTGTTTCCATGGCGTCTAAGTTGCTGTTCCGATATTGGTTGTAGTGTTCCTtgatcataattattttgtaatgtttgTGCTGAACCGGGTaagtttaaattattgtttccaTGGCGTCTAAGTTGCTGTTCCGATGTTAGTTGTAGTGTTCCTtgatcataattattttgtaatatttgttcTGAACAATCGGGTAAGttcaaattattgttttcATGGTGTCTAAGTTGCTGTTCCGATGTTGATTGTAGTGTTTTTTCTTggtttccttcttttttccgGTCAGATTTTGCGATTGGTTTATCctgatttgtttcttttttccggGCTGATTGTGCATTTTTTTGGGATCCTTTTTTCATTTCAACATTGTCCTCACTGTCAgtcgaataattatattcattatcGGATGATTGACTTGGCGCATCAGTTGATTCTTCAGAATTAGAATTGCTGAACATTGCTGTCATTTCTTGTAATACATTACTGTTAGCCTTTTTCTTATTCCTCGTTGGCTTATCAGAATCTGTAGTACAATACTTTGGAGGCTTTTTTATTGTACGTCCTCGTCGATTACATTTTGAACCTTTATTGTCcgacattttttataacactGTGGATcagtacatatatgtatatatttatagttctttttttatattgtagtGGAAAAACATTGAATAGTTATGaggtacaaaaaataaattatattagagGATTTATACATTGAcagattataaatttaaaatttgttatgcGAATATGATCAAACatttacgttatatataaattggcTTTACAATatgaaactaattaatataatgtagaAACGTATAAGAGAGTAGAAACAATATAttcatcattatttttttctgatttttttgttGAAGAGAATGATCCTGACCAACTTGGCATACTATAGCACTTCGCAGTTACATAATTTGTGCTGATTAATTGTAAGTCTTTTGATAACTCTTTGCATTTATAAACTCCGACAGTTGAAGACTGAATTggcaattcataaaaatttgtaacattttgaAAACTTTGTACTacaaagaaaacatttttattttgagtcaaaatatttctaattctgcAAATAGAGTTATCCCGAATCTTGCAAAAGCTATTGCAATCAtctaatgcaaaattaaattcatttgactgataatttttgtattgtatGACATTTGTATTTTCCATACATTCAGGAATGGGACCATTTGAGTGTTTTGCTGAAAGGCGATGATTCTCAAGATTACGTTCAGGTACatgttgtatataatttttttctcgtaatCGATTTGCGAATTGCTCAAGTGGACACGTGGatgatttcttatatttttttaaaaaaacggcatattattttcataaacgaATGCTGAACAATTTTCTAGATGTCCTAATTCCTTTACGTCATCAACTAAATGTTGTAATCCATGAACATTGTAACTTACAAAGGTCGCTGTATAAGGATGTTCCGCATATTTAACAAATCTTTGTAGGCATTTTTCAGCCGTTTTTAATTGCCTTTTCGATTTCGAACATTTAATTGATGTGACTATTCTCATGGCTACATTAAGTAATAACAAATGGAAGTAAAATTCGTCAAATAGAATTCCGAACGAAATAATTGGTGCTGCATATAAAAGGAAATGTCTTAACTCAGTTGCTTTAAATTTAGAGAATTTTGCGAGAGATCTAGGGCGACGAGCAAATTCGTTTGGACAAAACTTGTTTAAGGGGGGATTCTGGTTTAGGAGGCTAGAAAAAAGgagatttttatgaattttttttattgacaataATGCAGTTGAGGTTTCTAAAACTTTTACAGTGTTTTACTGCTTATttgaagaggaaaaaaaattttatattataaaataattgcaaaatggcGTCGTAGTATATCTCTAATCGGAGCGCCTCGCCAACCGAGTTGCCAATCTGCGGGAAAAATGTAGCCCACAATTTTGATCTGAgacaaaaaaacgaaaaagattattaattcttatatatttttattctatgtgAACCAACAATATggttaaaaaactgtaaaatacaaaattttttagcatttgAACAAAAACATgacatttttgagaaaaaatatcctccgtttttatgcaataacaattatttaaattaatatttttaccaatAATGGTGGTTCACATAGAATGGTTGTTCATTCTTTAGCTGACGCACTTTGAATCAAGTCGATTGATCAATTAGttttttctctatctttccCGCAGATTTTAAGAAAGTACGAAAATGacatttcgagaaaaacgcgtttaaagtttgcggtacaaaaaaatatcatttattggTGACTTACCGCAATCTTATGCTAATCAGCTATACCAGGGCCATACTGTAAGCCTTCAGcttcttcaaaaaatttgttttgctGCATTTGCTCCAGTCTACGAGCTGTGCGAGCCTCCTTGGTCGTGCTGCTTCGCCGCCGCTCCCCTCTCGCAATTCTCTGCGCATCGTAATTATCAGCAAACATTTTGCACTGCTGGCCGATATTGATTTCTAATAACTGCATCATTAATAAAATGGCAGTGTAGCCTTCATTAAAGATGCCAGTAGCCAAATATGCAGCgatttgaataatttcaaaGCCCGAATTGAGGTGTTTAGGAGCGATACGCCACACAGTCAAATTGAAAGATTCATTGGAGTTTTGTGTGTGCCCGCCTAAACACCTAGTCAAAAGATCTTCATTGGAAAGATCTTCATAGATCGAAGTAAGGTGTTTCTCAATATCAGGCTTTATAACTGGAGCAGgatgtttataatttacgaGTTGACCGGCGGCTTCAGCTTTGCGCCACTCGCACCAACTGTCGGCGCCTGCGGGGCAATTTTCATGTTTCGGATTTTCATCGGTCGAGCAATAATGGTAGAGTGTTGCCATTATGCTTTTTTTCATATCACCAACAGAATGTACATTTCGTCTTATGGCTAAACCATAGTAAGTGGTTAATTTCTTTATGACGAGATTCAATCTCCCCTTGCCGCCAagcttctcctttttttttatatttcgcaGCCGTGTCCCCATCCGCTTCTGAACGTGTCCGACGCACTCACTTTTTTTTACGGGACAATCTTCGCCATACGGATTCAAAGTCAAAATGGACTTATAA is part of the Temnothorax longispinosus isolate EJ_2023e chromosome 12, Tlon_JGU_v1, whole genome shotgun sequence genome and encodes:
- the LOC139823275 gene encoding uncharacterized protein produces the protein MRLLGIGREGINIFCGLMDICQGISISTYHSITEHIHTAASLMFKFTTKKAVDKEKELNVQQGRPLTDLKVSGDGSWKKRGFNSLYGVATLIGYYSGKVVDLAVKSSYCQACVLWNKKKNTDAYVEWYEQHEETCSANHEGSAGKMEADAINEMFSSSEEKFGVRYVNFIGDGDSKTYKSILTLNPYGEDCPVKKSECVGHVQKRMGTRLRNIKKKEKLGGKGRLNLVIKKLTTYYGLAIRRNVHSVGDMKKSIMATLYHYCSTDENPKHENCPAGADSWCEWRKAEAAGQLVNYKHPAPVIKPDIEKHLTSIYEDLSNEDLLTRCLGGHTQNSNESFNLTVWRIAPKHLNSGFEIIQIAAYLATGIFNEGYTAILLMMQLLEINIGQQCKMFADNYDAQRIARGERRRSSTTKEARTARRLEQMQQNKFFEEAEGLQYGPGIAD